One region of Gossypium raimondii isolate GPD5lz chromosome 6, ASM2569854v1, whole genome shotgun sequence genomic DNA includes:
- the LOC105772221 gene encoding RING-H2 finger protein ATL66: MASARDSQPFHWHYADLEDHDFQIHGRTLFFTVVLFAIVLIFALIFFYTRWLCSSHRHDLSPTSHVPPQPPPQPRGLDPNTINALPITMVTRGRAALGSECCICLGLFEDGEKVKVLPSCHHSYHSECVDRWLSAESSCPLCRNSLQVESDRLRQIPVIVTQ, encoded by the coding sequence ATGGCGTCTGCCCGAGACTCTCAGCCTTTCCACTGGCACTACGCAGATCTCGAAGACCATGACTTCCAAATCCACGGCCGAACTCTCTTCTTCACTGTCGTCCTCTTTGCCATCGTCCTTATTTTCGCTCTCATCTTCTTTTACACTCGATGGCTATGCAGTTCTCATCGACACGACCTATCCCCGACCTCTCACGTACCCCCACAGCCTCCTCCTCAGCCTCGAGGGCTCGACCCCAATACCATCAATGCGTTGCCGATAACTATGGTGACGAGGGGGAGGGCGGCGCTTGGGAGCGAGTGCTGTATATGCCTTGGACTGTTTGAAGATGGTGAGAAAGTTAAGGTTTTGCCTTCGTGTCACCATTCTTATCATTCCGAGTGTGTTGATAGGTGGCTCAGTGCTGAGTCGAGTTGTCCACTGTGTAGAAATTCTCTTCAAGTTGAATCAGATCGGCTTCGTCAGATTCCAGTCATTGTGACTCAGTAA